The genomic DNA CGCGGGCCGCTGCCGACGATGGCGGTGAAGGCGAAGCCGCTGGCGCCCGCCTTGCGCGCGGCGTGCTCGCCCTCCGCCGCCACCGCGTATTCCCGCACCCCGGGCGCGACCTGGGCCTGCATCGCCGCGATCGCGTCATCGGCCATGGCAAAGGCCTGGCGGATCATCTCCCGCTCCCATGGGCTCTTCATCGCGCGCAGCGCCTCGTAGCTTCCGGTGAGGTCCTGGAGCTCCACGCCGAGAAGAGCCTCGTTGATCTGCCGATAGACGCCGGCGGGCATGCGCTCGGCGCCTACGAGACCGGCGCGTCTGATCTTGCCCGCGCCGGCGACCTCGGCAAAGACCGCCGGCCAGTCGGTGATGACGGCGTTGGGGTACTCCTCGTCGGGGACCATGAAGCACGGCAAGTTGCGGGTCTCGGTGACCGCGCTGTCGAGCCGGGCGAAGGGCTCGCTCTCGGGGCCGCCGAGTATCAGCGGTTCCCCGTCGCGCGGCACCAGCACCGCGCCGCTCTCAAACTGCGGACACCAGCCGGTAAGGTACCAGCCGTTACCGATGTTGAACTCGTCGTAGTACACGAGCGCCAAGTCCAGATCCTCTTGCTGCAGGATGTCGCGCACCGCCGCCAGCCGGCGATCGCGCTCCTGCGTCGGCAGATAAGCCATTTCGCGATCTCCTTTCTCTGTCAGACGCAACCGCGGCGCGTCCGTCAGCCTCCCCAGCGCTGGAAACGCAGCACGTCCTGCAGCCGGCGCTTGGGAACGCGCAGGACGCCGTCGTCGCTCCGCGTCACCGCCACTGTGGCGGGCGCATCATAGGTCTCGGCGCGCTCGGCCGGATACCCCAGAGCGATCACCGCATAGAGTTCAAGCCCGGCCGGGATGGCCAGCAGCTCTTGCAGCGTATCGCGCCGCACCGACCCGATCCAGCAGCCGCCGAGGCCGTGCCCGTGCGCCGCCAGCAGCATGTTCTGCGCCGCCGCCGCGCAGTCGGAGGCATAGTTGCGATTGACCTCCGGGTCGGCGAGAATCGCGACGTAGGCCATCGGCCGCGCCTGCGGGGGTGGGTCGCCGGCCGCCGCCAGCCAGGCGACGCAGTCGTGCAGCCGCCCCACCAATTCCCGCTCCGACACCGCGATGAACCGGCACGGCTGGCGGTTGCCTGCGCTGGCCGCCAGCCGCCCCGCGTCGGCGATGGCGCGCAGGTCGTCGGCCGCCACCGGCCGCTGCTCGAAGCGGCGAATGGTGCGGCGGGACGCGATCGCTTGCTCCAGTTCCATCCGTCAGCTCCCTCTCGCTTGTCGCTGCGCCGCCATTGGCAGGCAGGAGGCGGGTTCCCGCGCTGCGAAACACGCCGGTGATGACCAGCGCATGCCAATCACCTCACCGCGACGAGCGCATCGGCGCGGCCCGCGGGGTCACCCTGCGGGCGGTGCTCCTGGGGGCGGCGCTGGTGCCCCTCAGCTGCTACTGGGTGATCATCATCGAGGTGCGCTGGTACACCCTCGACGGCAGTTGCACGCCCCTGTTCGTGACCCCGGTATTCATGCTCGCGGTGGTGACCGCAGGCAACCTGCTGTGGGGCCGGCTGGCGCCGCGGCGGGCGCTGACCCAGGGCGAACTGCTGACCGTGTACATCATGCTCGTCATGTCGGTGACGATGGCGGGCCACGATACGCTGCAGAACATGTTCGGCAGCATCACCCACTACGCCTGGTACACCCACCAAAATCCCAATCTCCCGTGGCCCGAGACCTTCGGTTCCCTGGTGCCGCGCCACCTCCAGGTGTGGGACCTCGAGGCCTTGCACGGCTTCTACGATGGAAACTCCACCATCTACCGCTGGTCCAACCTGCGCCCGTGGTTGGCGCCGCTGGGGTGGTGGTCGGCGTTGGTGATGGTGCTGGTGATGATGATGCTGTGCCTCAACGTCATCTTCCGCCGCGCCTGGACCGAGCACGAGCGACTCGCCTTTCCCATCATCCAACTGCCGCTGGCGATGACCACCGGCGGCGCCGCGACGACGTTCTTCCGCGCGCGCCTGATGTGGGCCGGATTCGTCATCGCCGCGGGCATTGGGCTGCTCAACGGTCTGCACCAGTTCTACCCGACGCTGCCCTTCCTGGGGGTGCGCTTCGCGGATACCTGGATCGCCTTTCACGCTTGGCCGTGGACCGCGGGGGGCAACCTGCCCCTGTCCTTCTACCCTTTC from Armatimonadota bacterium includes the following:
- a CDS encoding M24 family metallopeptidase — encoded protein: MAYLPTQERDRRLAAVRDILQQEDLDLALVYYDEFNIGNGWYLTGWCPQFESGAVLVPRDGEPLILGGPESEPFARLDSAVTETRNLPCFMVPDEEYPNAVITDWPAVFAEVAGAGKIRRAGLVGAERMPAGVYRQINEALLGVELQDLTGSYEALRAMKSPWEREMIRQAFAMADDAIAAMQAQVAPGVREYAVAAEGEHAARKAGASGFAFTAIVGSGPRSNAVVPTASDREIAEGEMVMLGISPRCKGYAGVAGVTAVAGKPADEQKECLRHLSRAFVLTKQML
- a CDS encoding nitroreductase family protein; the encoded protein is MELEQAIASRRTIRRFEQRPVAADDLRAIADAGRLAASAGNRQPCRFIAVSERELVGRLHDCVAWLAAAGDPPPQARPMAYVAILADPEVNRNYASDCAAAAQNMLLAAHGHGLGGCWIGSVRRDTLQELLAIPAGLELYAVIALGYPAERAETYDAPATVAVTRSDDGVLRVPKRRLQDVLRFQRWGG